TGTGTACCATAATAATTCATAgcaaaaattaaataagatcGCATCACATTTATTGTGAACACAAATTTACGTCTCCTTCCAAATTTTCTCCAAAATTGTGCAATATTGGTCAACCGTTTATTCACGGTCAACTTCGTCGTATATACATGagttaaaaactaaaaattattataaatgataaaattttcGAAAATATTTAGAAGATCGAAAAATGTGTTGAATAGGATAccttttcaaaatatttactaGAATAGCAtagttttaaaaactattttgtaaaatattgttcgttttgatttttttgccttcatttttctttttaattaaatagCGATTTGAGTGTTGAATAGTTGATCAATGTCTAATAAACAATTAGTCTAAATTGCTAAAACGTAacaaacactattttatttctttttatatcgGACTTTAGAAGTTCAACGAATTTAATCCgtataaaataacaataaagcACTAAAAATTGGGATTTAATGTATAAATGCAATTGTTAAGTTAAAACAAATTAAGAATAAATTAGATGGTTGACATACATTTAATCAACCAATTGAATACAAAAaggaaatataattatttgctTAGCTTAAGAACTATATATTTACATTTATGGTTTAGGAATTTAAAAAGGTTAATAAATATACTTTAAAGTAAAAACTAAGAATTTTGTATATATTAACTAAGGGTTCGtattaaaaaatttgaaagtatgaatcggaaaaataaaatagtaaaaaatgaTAATTTAGCTAAAAGACTTAAAGATAGGAAAATAAGAATGTGATTTTAGGGAGAAATCAAGCAATATAATCATATACTACAAAGTAACAATTTCAAACAAATTGTAGTCATGAAGAGAGAGTATTTGTATACATAAACTACAAAGTATTAACAAATTAATCAATATAATAGAATCTataaggcaaaaaaaaaaaaaaaaaaaaaagcatgaatagacaaaaaaagaaaattcaattaTAAGTACTCATGCCAGCTATTTAAAGTAATAAGATAAAAGATGTTATTGCTaactatttaaattttaaattcagtTGTAAGtatttattagaaaaaaaatatttaaaatttgtctTAAAAGTGTTTGAACCGAGTCCAATCCATGAACTCCCTTGGTACATAGTCAATGAGTTGGGTCTTCAACTAAAAAGTTATACATTCAAGTTTATATCCAATTATTTTGTACTCATGTCGATATATAGAGAATGACATACACCTAATTAATTAGATGGCGTTAGATTAGTATACCAATACTAAACAAATCtaatattataaaaattatataaaaaaatactCGTTTTGTATCCCAATCTAATTTGTATTCAAaccaaacaaaactaaaaataccattaatatttttaatattgttTAAAAAAACCAAACTATTTACCCCATCTAGAAAAAGGGTTAAAATTCataaaagtaaataatttatttttcttttttaacatttCATAAAAAGActaataaaacaaaactaatttagtatttaaaaaacaaaaccatataaaaaaaatcactaatataaaacttaaaagaaatttatactaataaaatcaaatttctattaaaaaaaaaacaaataaacattacttttttaaaaattaataaattattttttttaaaagcacTAATATGTGCTGTTATAATTTTTAAACTAGCACGGGTGAGTGTCTccgaccttttttttttattattgtttttcaatttttattttgtccTATTTTCAAGTCACGTTCTAGatctctaacttttttttttttttaaataacatattttactaataaattaataaatataatatttaaataaaacgtctttcaaaatataacaaaataaatcaaaatttttacaaaatatcaCGATCACTAACTGATTTAGTATATACTCAAGAGCTTGAGTTCACATGCTTAACTTTATGTTAATATAATATCGCACAAAGATCTCATGTCTTCTTTAAATCTTCGTGACTAACTCTCGTTCATGGTATTTATGATCTTTGAAAATATATCGAAAGTTGAATTCTTTAAGCTTAGGCAAACTTGATCGATCAAAcctctaaatatataatttatctCAAGATGACTCATTGGATTGGAGTGTCCTTGTAAGCACCTATGCTTgcctatatttttaattaaatacaagTTAGCAAAGTGTTTGTTTTATGCtaacattaaaataatttaattaaacaaatcGACATATATGTACTCTCAACCCAAAGATCAAAAGTTCAATAATTTCACCAAATTAAGTAAATGTCTttctattttagttttatttcttttaaaagaccaaaatatatatatatgtatgaaagccattttaaaaattttagcCAAAACTGACAAATTTTTTAGCGGAAAAAATCCACAATAGTTGCTTTCAGCCGCGAAAAAACGCCGGCGGGGACTGAAGCGGCGAAGTTTTGTAAGGTGTAACGATGAAGTTTTCAAACTCCGATCCAACTCTCTGGAGAGAAGCTCTTTCTTCTTATTCATCTCAAATCGAAGCTCTAGGCAAGCCCAATTTGGTTTCTCTCGATGATTTTTACCGAAACGAACTACCTCTTATTCTCCACAAGCGAAAACCTAGCCCGTACATCACTACTTCTGAGCTCTCAAAACTCATGCAATGGAAGCTCACTAGAGGAAAATGGAGGTGCTCGGTGCTCTGCATCTCTCTCTTTTCATTTAGGTTTCGATGATTACTTATCAATTTTATCTACAACGATTTTACGAATTTCAGGCCTCGTCTCTTGGATTTCGTTTCATCATTGGACGAATCGCTCGTCAAATTGGCCTCTCAGAAGGCCTTCCAATGCCTTCCTGATATTTCCAAAGCCGTCTCTGAACTTACGCCGCTCAAAGGCGTTGGTCCGGCCACTGCCTCGGCAATTCTTGCTGCCTACGCCCCGGATGTTGCGCCTTTCATGTCCGACGAGGTGAAATCATGATGTATATTTATGCAATTACATTATCCGTAGCCATTGACTTCTTCAATAAGTTTTGAATATTTGTTATGCCTAGATTTCTAACTTATAGTGTTGAAGAATTAGGCTATGGAGGCGGCTCTAGGCAACTCCAAGGATTATTCATTGAAGCAATACTTATTATTCGCAAATAAATTGCAAGAGAAAGCCAAGGTCTGTcagctttttccgttttcatcTTTTCAACCTTCATGCACCAATGTCTTTCTTGACTTTCTGACGAGCTTAGCTCTGCAAGTATCTGTTTCTCAAAGCCATGATACGAGTTTAGCATTCTAAATTGAACTGTTGTTTCAAACTTTGGGTGTATAGTATGCAAACATATGTTATATAAATATAGACTTCTGTGACATGTGCTTCATTTGTGAATGTACAATATGTAAAGATCTGCATTTAGTACATTTTCTCGATTTATATACATGGGTTTGTGTATTTTGTGAGATTAACAACCTTGGAACGTGGAATAAATGAAGGCACGAGTTAAACATTAGCTTGATTTCTGCATCTTAGACTATAAGCTCAACTTAAAGTCAAACATTCTAATTGTTCGAGGAAGTGGTTACAAAGTTTTTCTGTTTGTTGGACTGTTTTGAAACTGTTCCGACGATCCGAAAGACAAAGTAAGTGTCTCACTATTTAAAGTCTCTATTATAACTAACATATTTACAGTGAATCACATAAATCTGTTTGTTGATTCACTGttgttttacattttttttaattatttcttaacaCTGTTCTTTATGGGAGATGGTCATTTGCAGGAATTAAGCTTAGAAGGAGAAACTTTCACACCATCTGATGTAGAGAGGGCTTTATGGAGTAGAGCTATAggggaaaaattgaaaggttCACAATCACAATTAGATCCTAACAATGGAGGCAAAACTGGAaccaaaagaaagagaaaaacttCCAAGTGACAGCCCCTACCATTGCTTTTGAGTTTTGTACTTGTGGTTTTGGACATGCAGCTGATGTTGGCCTTTCAGGTTTACTCATTACTGCAACAATCTAACTTATATTCCTTAACTTACAATGTGAAATTGTAAATACTGCCTTGACGATCATGTTTGATGGCATCCTTCAATAGGTTTATGTcctttttattgttattttttagaACACTTCCCtactttgaaaatattttacaaaCAATTTTGTAATTTCAGCATAATTTGGGGTTTTTTATGTGCATTTTGTACtcttttttattcattttttttttaaaaaagtggtAGACTAAAAGTCTAAAAATCACTTTAGAATAAATTTTTTAGACCTACATTCAAGCATATTATTAAGAAAATGATTATCAATCTACCTAATTATTAAGAAAATAGAGTTTCGGATTTTTCTTTATCTTGTAAATAATTTCTATATcttgctatttttgaaaatatttcttatttcaaaaataatttgtttttaaaatcaaacattttgtttttttttcatttttgaacgATTTTTCGTTCATACTTGTTCATAAAGTTATTCTAAATGCACATCTTGGTTTGTTAATTTATAATCTTAATACCAGTAAAGCGTTACAATCATATTTGGACCTTTCTTAGTACTATAATTGTAAACGAAAATTAAAGatcacaaacaaaaagaaattttaaaaaaatccgtaacttaccaaaaaaaaaaaagatgtctAATTTATTTGGCCCAAAAAACAAGCCCAAGGGCTGATTCGGTAGGTAGATATCGTGTCATGTCTTGATTCGGCTTTCTCTTGCCTTGGGTAACAGGTATGTCACGCAAAACTTCCCCGTCTAGCCTTTGGCGAAATGGTTCGGCAGACCTATAACGTACAAAAGAAAACCGTTGAATGGAAGCCAAGGCTGCAGGACCCACTTGCATTCAACTTGTACAAGTGGGGATGCCTCATTGGCTCCTCCACCTACAACCCGGACGCCACGTCGGTTCCCGCGTTATTCCTCTTCAATAGTTATTTTTCTAACACAAAAGCACCGGCAACGGCATATTTTCCTTCGCCGCGACCCGCCTAGTTTTCTCCAAATTCCCTGACAACGTCGTCCAAATCTCGGGGAGGGATGACGATTCTGGTTTCTGCCGACCGCAAGTATCGGCGGAGCCCTAAAAAGCCCTTACTCCCTGAGAAATGGGGCCACCAGGAGCCGGTCGAGGTAGGGTTAGATGGCGCATCGTTCTCCGGCGCCGTCTTTAACCTATCGAGCACCATTGTCGGCGCCGGAATCATGGCTCTCCCAGCCGTCGTGAAACAATTAGGTCTAATTCCAGGGTTGATCTTGATCATGCTCGGATCGACGTTGACAGAGTTGTCAATTGACTTCATCCTGAAATTCTCTCGGGCGTCCAAATCCGTTACGTACGCCGGTGCCGTCGGGGAATCCTTTGGCAGCGCCGGACGTACCCTTCTGCAGGTTTGCATCGTGGTCAATAATTTAGGCATGCTCGTCGTCTACTTGATCATCATTGGTTGGTCCCATGACTTTCCTCTGTCAAATTTCATTCTTCTTTAAttcattattttataaattaggCTTATGTTAAGACTTGAGAGCAAGAATATGTTTCCCAGTTTGTTAAGcaagaaatttgaattttgaatttcatatatatatatatatatatttaattgaatgAATTTAAGAACTATTGAAATGGATTTGGAgtacaaattaaaaaagaaatgggATGGATTTTGCAGGTGATGTGTTGTCAGGAACATCGGCAAATAACATCCATCATAAGGGTGTAATGGAAGAATGGTTTGGTCAACATTGGTGGACCAGCCGTATATCCTTGATGCTGCTTACCACACTTTTCATTTTTGCGCCTCTAATATCCTTCAAGCGTGTAGGTAAGCTAGCCACTATACGCGCACACACAGACACATATATATTTACCCATCTCATTTCTTTTACCCTATACGACCCCAACTTTTCTAAGATACTGATGTAGATTTGGTTTAGACTTTAGTTTActgtttttttaaattgattcgaGTTGTTTGAGGAATATGTTAGATTGTGTTATAATGGTTTGGGTTCAAAGTACAAACTTACAAATGAGGAGAGATGAGGATTAGAGAATAGTAAACACGGTATATAATGAAtgtttttagagataataaTTGTGAAGTTGACTATTATAATGGGAGTCCCAAACATTAAATGGATTATAATAGGTCACTCCACCCAAGAGAAATTGGAGTCACGAACACTTCCATACTCGTTTCTTTACAATTTTTTGTACTTATTCATAGAGGAACATCTAAACTCTTAATCAAGttttagaaacaaaaacaactttttaattaaattattctttttttttttaagcttTTGTACTCGGTTTGTTTTGTGTAAACATTGGTAGAAGTGCATACCAAAACAGTGAAACCAAAAACCAGATAGTTATCAAATGTGGGTTAAAAAATCTGTTTACTGATGTTgcatttttttcaataaattcTGTGAAATTTGTCGCTGCCATTTATTAGATAATTTATAATCTATTTTATCCATTGCTACTTGGTTGCTTTTACGATTGGGTCAGTATACATAGGACCATTTCAATTTCCAATGGTTTTCTCTCTGTAAGATAAAAGATGCTCCCTTGTCGCTTTATACAAAAAACACTACAAAAAGCTGGCGGTTCTGTAATATGTAACTGCGAGGCAGCACCATGACAAAGAAGtcatttttgttattattacttTTGGATTATTACCGATTCGTATCTTTTATCCAAATATCATACAGATCAAAGTTACTAGAAACTAAAAGCCAAACAattattttgagattttttattttttcatactCATTCACTATCATGTGGTCACCATTCCACCATTTGAAATCTGTCAAATATAAGCTCTCTCTTCTGTATTCAACTTGTATTACTGCAATGAGAGATTTGTATTTTGTGTTtgtgatttttaaaattttgctaatgaaaaatgaaatttctttctttttgtgaTCGTTTCATAGCTTGCAATATACTTAAAAAGTCATTTCAATTCACCATTATGATCAATGTTGGTTTTACTAGATTCCTTGAGATACACATCAGCTTTGTCAGTTGCCTTGGCCATTGTCTTCGTGGCAATCACTGCTGGAGTAGCAATTGCGAAACTGATGGATGGAAGTATTGTAATGCCACGTCTGCTGCCTAAAGTTATTGATCAGGCATCATTTTGGCAACTTTTTACTACTGTTCCAGTTCTAGTCACTGCCTATATCTGTCACCATAACGGTAAGTTTGTATCTTGATCTTGTCTTGTTTTCTGATAACAACAATGTCGTTAGTGTAAAATGTGTTTTTAAGCATTTAGATAGTCATTACAGACAGACTCTAGGATTTAGATCACTcaaaccttttcttttcaaaataattcTTCATTAGTCTCCGTGTCTCTTGTAGCAAGCTGATTTTCAATCATTGCATCAATATGTCTCTATTACTAAGACACCTCTAGTTAATTACTCCTACCTCATACTAATCTTACCCTTTTAGCCCTAAGCCCTAACTAATACTCTCACATAACCCCAACTATTAAAAGAGAtgttattttgttaatttttttagggAAACACTTCTTATGTTTCCAGGTGAAAGTTAAAATAGAGATGTTATTGTATAGCCTTCTTGTGTTTATAACTAGGTGGAAGGCCAGTATTTATTTGTTGAAGGGTTTGTGGCTCAAGCATAGCTCGAGTGGTTAAATATTAGGGCCTTCATTAATGAGTTTCTGTTGGTTCAATATCTTAATGCAAATTTTACACGGTATAGTATTGTTGAAGTTGTAGTAATTAGTAAATGTTAATAGTACTTGAATTTTACTTTTTGCAGTTCACCCTATTGAGAATGAGCTAAAAGATCCTACACAGATGAAGTCAATAGTTCGAACATCTCTAACAATATGCTCGACGGTGTATATTGCGACAAGTTTTTTTGGATTTCTCCTGTTTGGAGACCAAACGTTGGATGATGTACTTGCTAATTTTGATGGAGATCTTGGACTTCCATTCAGCTCTTTGCTAGATGATGTTGTAAGGGTGAGCTATGGCATCCACCTGATGCTTGTATTTCCCATTGTCTTTTTCTCCCTTCGCCTCAACGTTGACGGTCTACTCTTTCCCTATGCCATACCTATTGCTTTCGACAACCGGCGGT
This region of Cucumis melo cultivar AY chromosome 7, USDA_Cmelo_AY_1.0, whole genome shotgun sequence genomic DNA includes:
- the LOC103493629 gene encoding uncharacterized protein LOC103493629 isoform X1, which translates into the protein MKFSNSDPTLWREALSSYSSQIEALGKPNLVSLDDFYRNELPLILHKRKPSPYITTSELSKLMQWKLTRGKWRPRLLDFVSSLDESLVKLASQKAFQCLPDISKAVSELTPLKGVGPATASAILAAYAPDVAPFMSDEAMEAALGNSKDYSLKQYLLFANKLQEKAKELSLEGETFTPSDVERALWSRAIGEKLKGSQSQLDPNNGGKTGTKRKRKTSK
- the LOC103493629 gene encoding uncharacterized protein LOC103493629 isoform X2; translated protein: MKFSNSDPTLWREALSSYSSQIEALGKPNLVSLDDFYRNELPLILHKRKPSPYITTSELSKLMQWKLTRGKWRPRLLDFVSSLDESLVKLASQKAFQCLPDISKAVSELTPLKGVGPATASAILAAYAPDVAPFMSDEELSLEGETFTPSDVERALWSRAIGEKLKGSQSQLDPNNGGKTGTKRKRKTSK
- the LOC103493628 gene encoding amino acid transporter AVT6A-like, coding for MTILVSADRKYRRSPKKPLLPEKWGHQEPVEVGLDGASFSGAVFNLSSTIVGAGIMALPAVVKQLGLIPGLILIMLGSTLTELSIDFILKFSRASKSVTYAGAVGESFGSAGRTLLQVCIVVNNLGMLVVYLIIIGDVLSGTSANNIHHKGVMEEWFGQHWWTSRISLMLLTTLFIFAPLISFKRVDSLRYTSALSVALAIVFVAITAGVAIAKLMDGSIVMPRLLPKVIDQASFWQLFTTVPVLVTAYICHHNVHPIENELKDPTQMKSIVRTSLTICSTVYIATSFFGFLLFGDQTLDDVLANFDGDLGLPFSSLLDDVVRVSYGIHLMLVFPIVFFSLRLNVDGLLFPYAIPIAFDNRRFFSITIALMSFIFIGANFVPSIWDAFQLTGATAAISVGFIFPPALVLRDTCGIASKKDRLIAWIMFLLAVFSSIVAISCDIYSSYMIEKHT